From Oreochromis aureus strain Israel breed Guangdong linkage group 4, ZZ_aureus, whole genome shotgun sequence, a single genomic window includes:
- the LOC116318387 gene encoding hemoglobin embryonic subunit alpha-like isoform X1, whose protein sequence is MLKCQDLICEVGRVCAFPVSYIRPPQIELNTTPTATTGKMTSLSAKDKNTVKAFWAKVAGKEEQIGCDAVSRMLTVYPQTKTYFSHWKDLSPRSAPVKKHGATVMAAVTDAVSKIDDLTGALLSLSELHAFTLRVDPANFKVLSHNLLVVLSTMFPQDFTPEVHVAMDKFLAAVALALSEKYR, encoded by the exons ATGCTCAAATGCCAGGACCTTATCTGCGAGGTGGGTCGGGTGTgtgcatttcctgtttcatatatAAGACCTCCACAGATTGAGCTGAACACAACTCCAACAGCAACAACAGGCAAGATGACCAGTCTTTCTGCAAAGGACAAGAACACAGTCAAAGCCTTCTGGGCTAAAGTGGCTGGCAAGGAGGAACAAATCGGCTGTGatgctgtctccag GATGCTGACAGTGTACCCTCAGACCAAGACTTACTTCTCCCACTGGAAGGACCTGAGCCCCCGCTCTGCCCCGGTGAAGAAGCACGGAGCAACCGTGATGGCTGCAGTTACTGATGCTGTCAGCAAAATCGACGATCTGACCGGAGCTCTTCTGAGCCTCAGTGAGCTGCACGCCTTCACTCTGAGAGTGGATCCTGCTAACTTCAAG GTTCTGTCTCACAACCTCCTCGTGGTCCTGTCCACCATGTTCCCCCAGGACTTCACCCCTGAGGTCCATGTGGCTATGGACAAGTTCCTGGCTGCTGTGGCTCTCGCCCTGTCTGAGAAATACAGATAA
- the LOC116318387 gene encoding hemoglobin embryonic subunit alpha-like isoform X2, whose amino-acid sequence MTGNTQTKWTHEIELNTTPTATTGKMTSLSAKDKNTVKAFWAKVAGKEEQIGCDAVSRMLTVYPQTKTYFSHWKDLSPRSAPVKKHGATVMAAVTDAVSKIDDLTGALLSLSELHAFTLRVDPANFKVLSHNLLVVLSTMFPQDFTPEVHVAMDKFLAAVALALSEKYR is encoded by the exons ATTGAGCTGAACACAACTCCAACAGCAACAACAGGCAAGATGACCAGTCTTTCTGCAAAGGACAAGAACACAGTCAAAGCCTTCTGGGCTAAAGTGGCTGGCAAGGAGGAACAAATCGGCTGTGatgctgtctccag GATGCTGACAGTGTACCCTCAGACCAAGACTTACTTCTCCCACTGGAAGGACCTGAGCCCCCGCTCTGCCCCGGTGAAGAAGCACGGAGCAACCGTGATGGCTGCAGTTACTGATGCTGTCAGCAAAATCGACGATCTGACCGGAGCTCTTCTGAGCCTCAGTGAGCTGCACGCCTTCACTCTGAGAGTGGATCCTGCTAACTTCAAG GTTCTGTCTCACAACCTCCTCGTGGTCCTGTCCACCATGTTCCCCCAGGACTTCACCCCTGAGGTCCATGTGGCTATGGACAAGTTCCTGGCTGCTGTGGCTCTCGCCCTGTCTGAGAAATACAGATAA